The following coding sequences lie in one Populus trichocarpa isolate Nisqually-1 chromosome 14, P.trichocarpa_v4.1, whole genome shotgun sequence genomic window:
- the LOC7484258 gene encoding LRR receptor-like serine/threonine-protein kinase SIK1 isoform X1 encodes MHSLLYLLLLSFTLSQTLSSPTELELLMEIKASLDPQNRLLTSWETNKDPCSGSFEGVACNELGHVANISLQGKGLLGQIPAALGGLKSLTGLYLHFNALNGVIPKEIAELSELSDLYLNVNNLSGEIPPHVGNMSNLQVLQLCYNKLTGSIPTQLGSLEKLSVLALQYNQLTGAIPASLGDLELLSRLDLSFNGLFGPIPVKLAKAPLLHSLDIRNNSLSGNIPPALKRLTTGFQYGNNPDLCGVGFSNLETCATSDPNRPEPSEPRVATEKDIPESANPSYCSKSDCSNLSKTPRYGIIFGVIGVFIAMSVTGLLMFSWHRRRKQKIGSALDTFDGRLSTDQAKEVSRRSASPLISLEYPNGWDPLAIGRSKSGFSQEVLESFMFNLEEVERATQCFSEMNLLGKSNFSAIYKGILRDGSVVAIKCITKTSCKSDEADFLKGLKILTSLKHENLVRLRGFCCSKGRGECFLIYDFVPNGNLVQYLDVKDGSGKVLEWSTRISIINGIAKGIAHLHVSKGNKHALVHQNISAEKVFIDRWYNPMLSDSGLHKLLADDLVFSMLKASAAMGYLAPEYTTTGRFTEKSDVYAFGIIVLQILSGKRNITQLTHHAAEACKFEDFIDAKLEGNFSESEAAKLGRIALCCTNESPNHRPTMETVMQELGESMVAD; translated from the exons ATGCATTCCCTCCTCTATctcctccttctctctttcacGCTCTCTCAAACCCTCTCCTCGCCAACGGAACTCGAACTCCTAATGGAAATCAAGGCTTCTTTAGACCCTCAAAACAGGTTATTGACATCATGGGAAACCAACAAAGACCCATGTAGTGGTTCTTTTGAAGGTGTGGCGTGCAATGAACTAGGCCATGTGGCTAACATTTCCCTTCAGGGAAAGGGTCTTCTAGGCCAAATACCAGCAGCTTTAGGCGGGCTAAAGAGTTTGACTGGTTTGTACTTGcattttaatgcattgaatGGAGTGATACCAAAAGAGATTGCTGAGTTGAGTGAACTCAGTGATTTGTATCTTAATGTTAATAATCTGTCTGGAGAAATTCCACCCCATGTTGGTAACATGTCTAATCTTCAAG TTTTGCAGCTTTGCTACAATAAGTTGACTGGGAGTATTCCAACACAATTGGGATCCCTGGAGAAGCTCAGTGTCCTTGCTCTGCAATATAATCAACTAACCGGTGCAATACCTGCCAGCCTGGGGGATTTGGAGTTGTTGTCAAGGTTGGATTTGAGCTTTAATGGCCTTTTTGGTCCCATACCTGTAAAATTAGCTAAAGCTCCTCTGCTGCACTCTCTAGACATTCGTAACAATAGTCTCTCCGGGAATATACCTCCAG CTTTGAAGAGGCTGACTACTGGATTTCAATATGGCAACAACCCTGACTTGTGTGGAGTTGggttttctaaccttgaaacATGTGCGACTTCTGATCCTAATAGACCTGAACCTTCCGAACCTCGTGTTGCCACGGAAAAGGACATCCCAGAGTCTGCAAACCCTTCTTATTGCAGCAAAAGTGACTGTTCAAATCTGTCCAAGACCCCAAGATATGGTATCATATTCGGGGTGATCGGAGTTTTCATTGCTATGTCTGTCACTGGGCTTCTGATGTTCTCTTGGCACCGTCGCCGTAAACAGAAAATTGGAAGTGCCTTAGATACTTTCGATGGGCGGCTTAGCACTGACCAGGCCAAGGAGGTTTCCAGGAGGAGTGCCTCCCCACTTATTAGCCTAGAATATCCCAATGGTTGGGATCCCTTGGCCATTGGTCGAAGCAAAAGTGGGTTTTCTCAAGAAGTTCTTGAGAGCTTCATGTTTAATTTAGAAGAGGTAGAGCGTGCAACTCAGTGCTTCTCGGAGATGAATTTGTTGGGGAAGAGTAATTTCTCAGCTATCTACAAAGGCATCCTGAGAGATGGGTCAGTTGTTGCTATAAAGTGCATCACCAAAACAAGTTGCAAGTCTGATGAAGCTGATTTTTTGAAGGGGTTGAAGATATTGACCTCATTGAAACATGAAAATCTGGTGAGATTGAGAGGTTTTTGCTGCTCAAAGGGAAGAGGGGAGTGTTTCCTCATCTATGATTTTGTCCCAAATGGAAACCTGGTGCAGTATCTTGATGTAAAGGATGGCAGTGGGAAGGTTCTTGAATGGTCGACAAGAATTTCAATCATAAACGGCATTGCTAAAG GTATTGCACACTTACATGTAAGTAAAGGAAATAAACATGCTCTAGttcatcaaaatatatcagCTGAGAAAGTGTTCATCGATAGATGGTATAATCCCATGCTCTCGGATTCAGGGCTGCACAAACTCCTTGCAGACGACTTAGTCTTTTCCATGCTCAAAGCCAGTGCTGCCATGGGATATTTGGCTCCTGAATACACAACCACTGGTCGTTTCACTGAAAAGAGTGATGTTTATGCGTTTGGCATTATTGTACTTCAAATCCTCAGTGGAAAACGGAACATCACCCAATTGACTCACCATGCAGCTGAAGCATGCAAGTTTGAAGATTTTATTGATGCAAAACTCGAAGGAAACTTCTCAGAATCAGAGGCAGCCAAGCTTGGAAGAATAGCTCTTTGTTGCACTAATG
- the LOC7484258 gene encoding LRR receptor kinase BAK1 isoform X2 has protein sequence MLNLGSLFQQIVISCITVIACRKTSILQLCYNKLTGSIPTQLGSLEKLSVLALQYNQLTGAIPASLGDLELLSRLDLSFNGLFGPIPVKLAKAPLLHSLDIRNNSLSGNIPPALKRLTTGFQYGNNPDLCGVGFSNLETCATSDPNRPEPSEPRVATEKDIPESANPSYCSKSDCSNLSKTPRYGIIFGVIGVFIAMSVTGLLMFSWHRRRKQKIGSALDTFDGRLSTDQAKEVSRRSASPLISLEYPNGWDPLAIGRSKSGFSQEVLESFMFNLEEVERATQCFSEMNLLGKSNFSAIYKGILRDGSVVAIKCITKTSCKSDEADFLKGLKILTSLKHENLVRLRGFCCSKGRGECFLIYDFVPNGNLVQYLDVKDGSGKVLEWSTRISIINGIAKGIAHLHVSKGNKHALVHQNISAEKVFIDRWYNPMLSDSGLHKLLADDLVFSMLKASAAMGYLAPEYTTTGRFTEKSDVYAFGIIVLQILSGKRNITQLTHHAAEACKFEDFIDAKLEGNFSESEAAKLGRIALCCTNESPNHRPTMETVMQELGESMVAD, from the exons ATGCTGAACCTGGGATCTTTGTTCCAACAAATTGTCATCTCCTGCATTACAGTTATAGCTTGTAGAAAAACTTCAA TTTTGCAGCTTTGCTACAATAAGTTGACTGGGAGTATTCCAACACAATTGGGATCCCTGGAGAAGCTCAGTGTCCTTGCTCTGCAATATAATCAACTAACCGGTGCAATACCTGCCAGCCTGGGGGATTTGGAGTTGTTGTCAAGGTTGGATTTGAGCTTTAATGGCCTTTTTGGTCCCATACCTGTAAAATTAGCTAAAGCTCCTCTGCTGCACTCTCTAGACATTCGTAACAATAGTCTCTCCGGGAATATACCTCCAG CTTTGAAGAGGCTGACTACTGGATTTCAATATGGCAACAACCCTGACTTGTGTGGAGTTGggttttctaaccttgaaacATGTGCGACTTCTGATCCTAATAGACCTGAACCTTCCGAACCTCGTGTTGCCACGGAAAAGGACATCCCAGAGTCTGCAAACCCTTCTTATTGCAGCAAAAGTGACTGTTCAAATCTGTCCAAGACCCCAAGATATGGTATCATATTCGGGGTGATCGGAGTTTTCATTGCTATGTCTGTCACTGGGCTTCTGATGTTCTCTTGGCACCGTCGCCGTAAACAGAAAATTGGAAGTGCCTTAGATACTTTCGATGGGCGGCTTAGCACTGACCAGGCCAAGGAGGTTTCCAGGAGGAGTGCCTCCCCACTTATTAGCCTAGAATATCCCAATGGTTGGGATCCCTTGGCCATTGGTCGAAGCAAAAGTGGGTTTTCTCAAGAAGTTCTTGAGAGCTTCATGTTTAATTTAGAAGAGGTAGAGCGTGCAACTCAGTGCTTCTCGGAGATGAATTTGTTGGGGAAGAGTAATTTCTCAGCTATCTACAAAGGCATCCTGAGAGATGGGTCAGTTGTTGCTATAAAGTGCATCACCAAAACAAGTTGCAAGTCTGATGAAGCTGATTTTTTGAAGGGGTTGAAGATATTGACCTCATTGAAACATGAAAATCTGGTGAGATTGAGAGGTTTTTGCTGCTCAAAGGGAAGAGGGGAGTGTTTCCTCATCTATGATTTTGTCCCAAATGGAAACCTGGTGCAGTATCTTGATGTAAAGGATGGCAGTGGGAAGGTTCTTGAATGGTCGACAAGAATTTCAATCATAAACGGCATTGCTAAAG GTATTGCACACTTACATGTAAGTAAAGGAAATAAACATGCTCTAGttcatcaaaatatatcagCTGAGAAAGTGTTCATCGATAGATGGTATAATCCCATGCTCTCGGATTCAGGGCTGCACAAACTCCTTGCAGACGACTTAGTCTTTTCCATGCTCAAAGCCAGTGCTGCCATGGGATATTTGGCTCCTGAATACACAACCACTGGTCGTTTCACTGAAAAGAGTGATGTTTATGCGTTTGGCATTATTGTACTTCAAATCCTCAGTGGAAAACGGAACATCACCCAATTGACTCACCATGCAGCTGAAGCATGCAAGTTTGAAGATTTTATTGATGCAAAACTCGAAGGAAACTTCTCAGAATCAGAGGCAGCCAAGCTTGGAAGAATAGCTCTTTGTTGCACTAATG